From the Streptomyces sp. NBC_00390 genome, the window GAAGGCTGCGTACGACGGCGCCGGCGATCTCGTCGGCGCGCCGCTGCCGGGCGTCGAGGCCAGGACGGACGACGCGGGCGAGCTGCTGCTCGCCGGGGCCGCGGCCCGGCACCGCTGCCTGGGCGACGACCCGGACCCCTGGGTGCGCACCGGCGACCGGGCGCACCTGGACGCCGCCGGGCGGATCGTTCTGGAGGGCCGCTGCAAGGACATGGTGCTGCGCCGCGCCGAGAACATCTATCCGGGCCTGTACGAACCCTCCCTGCACGTGCCGGGTGTGGAACTCGCCGTGCTCGTCGGTGTGCCCGCGGGCGACGGCGACGAACGGCTCGTCGCCGTCGTCGAGCCCCGGCCCGGTTACACGGAGCAGCAGCTGCGGACCGCGCTCGCCGACCCGATGCGGCGGATGGGTTCCGCGCGGCCCGACGCGCTGCTCTTCGCCCCCGTCCCGCTGTCCGGCCGCTCACGCAAGCCGGACCGTGAGGCCACGGCAGAGCTCGCGGCGGTACGTCTCCGATGAGTGCCGCCGTTCGTCAGGATCCGGTGCCGGCCGCGGGCGGCACCGGCGTTGCGCGGGCACGGCGCCGGGACCGGCAGGTGTATCTGCGCAGTCACCCCGTCCTCTTCGCTCTCCTCGCGGCCGCCCGCCGCCGCCCTGTGCTCCGGATCGGACGCACGCTGCTGGTGCACGACGCGGACGCGTACCGCGAGGTGCTGACCCGCCTGCCTCTCGACCGTACGGCGGCCGGAACCACGGGAGCGGCGGCACGGTCCGCGCTGGGCCCGGCTGAACAGCCTTACGGCGGGATGCTGTTCGACCAGGAGGGCGACGAACACCGGTCCGGGCGACGTGGTCTGGCGAGGGATCTCGGAGCGTTCGGCGTCGAGCGACTGCGGGCGGTGTGGCAGCCCTTGCTCGTGCGACGGCTCGAACCGCTGGCCACGGGCGAGGAGGTGGACCTCGTCGCGCTCGCCCGGGAGCTCTCGGGCTCGGTCGTCTGCGCGCTGACCGGCTCGGGCGCGTCCCCGTCCGCCGTGGCCGCTGCCGCCGCCGACGCCGCCGCCGCCTCGGTCCGCAGCGAGCTGCCGGGGCTGCCCCGCCGGGGAGCCCGGGCCGAGGCGGCGCAGGCGGCGGCTCGGCTGCGGCAGCTGCTCGGCACCGTCGGGGACGACGCGCTGTCCACGATGGTGGCGGTCGCCGCCGTGAACACCACGGTCGCGGCGCTGCCCCGGGCCGCTGCCTGGTGTGCGGACGCCCAGTTGTGGGACCAGGCCGCGGACGACGCCCTGCGCGGGCCCCTGGCCGACGAGTTGCTGCGCATCACGGCCGCTTCTCCGCTGCTGCCCCGGGTGGCCGCGGCCAACGGCGCGGCGGGTGGCTGCCCGGTGCGCGCCGGTGACCGGCTCCTGCTGGTCACCCGGCACGCCGTCGGCGCCCACCGGAGCGCACCGGACGCCCGGCGTCCCGCCGCTCCCGACGTCGCCCACCTGGTCTTCGGCGCGGGGCCGCACACCTGCCCGGGGGCCAGGCTCGCCCGGGTCCAGCTGGCCGATGTGCTCCAGGCCCTGGCGCCGTACCGCCCGGTCGTGGTGCGGGCCGAGGCCGACCGCAGGGCGGCCCTGCCCAGCTGGCGGACCCTCACGGTACGCGCCGGCCGTCCGCTCCTGCGGGCCTGACCGGTTCCGACCGCCCGGAGACCCTCCGATGACCGGACGGACGCCGCATCGCTGTGACCGGTGCTGCCGGCTTCCGCGGCGGACACGCCCGGCCGCGGCGGCGGCCGGGCGACCGGCTCTGAGACGCCGTGCGCAGGGCCGACTCGCCCACACCGTCGTCCTCGTGATGCGCGGTCCGGCCCAGGGCTGGGCTCCGCCCGCCCGGAAGCCGGCCGACCCACGGCGGTACGGAAGTGTCACCGTCCGGCGCGGGCCGGACGCCGGGGCGCTCGTCCCGAGGTGCTCGGCGCCCTCGCTCCACGGCTCCCGTCCGGGTCCGGGCGGGACCGGTCGCTGGGCCGGGGGCTCCCGGGTGACCTCGCCGTCGAGGGGCGGGCTCTTCCGGAGCGTCGGCGCGGGCCCTGTCCCTACTCGGCGGGTTCGGCGTCGTCCTTCTTGGCACGGCTCGGCTGGACGCGCTTCGGCTCACCCGGCATCTTCGGGTACTCCGGCGGGTACGGCAGATCGCCCAGTCCGTGCTCCGCCTCGTCCTTGTTGGCCAACTCAAGCAGGCTCTCCAGGCCGAAGCGCTGGTCGTCCATGTCGGAGTGGACATCGCCCACTTCGGCATAGCGCGCGGGCATCGACTTGATGTCGAAGTCCTCCGGCACGGCGTCGTCGATCTCGTCCCAGCGAAGCGGTGCCGAGACCGGGGCGTGCGGGCGGGGGCGGACCGAGTAGGCGGACGCGATGGTGCGGTCGCGGGCAGTCTGGTTGTAGTCCACGAAGATGCGCTGCCCGCGTTCCTCCTTCCACCACTTGATCGTCACCCGGTCGGGCATGCGGCGTTCCAGTTGCCGCCCGCAGGCGATCGCGGCGCGCCGGACCTGGGTGAAGGTCCAGCGCGGCTCGATCGGCACGAACACATGGAGACCGCGTCCGCCGGAGGTCTTGGGCCAGCCGCGCAGACCTGCCCCGTCGAGCACGTCGCGCAGTTCGTGGGCGGCGTGCACGGCGTCGGCGTAGTCGGTGCCGGGCTGCGGGTCGAGGTCGATGCGGAGCTCGTCCGGATGGTCGGTGTCGTCGCGTCGCACGGGCCACGGGTGGAAGGTGACAGCTCCGAGATTGGCCGCCCACAGGACCGCGGCCGGTTCCGTCGGGCACATCTCGTCCGCGGACCGGCCGCTGGGGAAGGTGATGTGTGCGGTGGGGATCCACTCGGGGAGGTATTTGGGGGCGCGCTTCTGGAAGAAGGACTCGCCGGTCACGCCGTCGGGGTAGCGCTCCAGCGTGGTGGGGCGGTTGCGCAGCGCGCGGGTGATGCCGTCGCCGACGGCCAGGTAGTACTGGACCATGTCCAGCTTGGTGTAGCCGTGCTCAGGGAAGTACACCTTGTCGGGATTGGACACACGGACGGTCCGCTCGCCCACTTCCAGTTCCACCGCTGCGGCCATGCCCGCCAGCGTAGGCCGTGCCGAGAGTCCTCGCATACCGGACAATCGCCCTATGGATCTGCCGGTGATGCCCCCTGTGAAGCCGATGCTCGCCAAGGCCGTGAAGAAGATCCCGCCCGGGATGCAGTACGAGGCCAAGTGGGACGGCTTCCGGGCGATCGTGCACCGGGACGGCGACGAGGTGGTGATCGGCAGCCGTACGGGCAAGCCGCTCACACGCTACTTCCCCGAACTGGTCGACGAACTGCGCACCCAGCTGCCCGCCCGGTCGGTCGTCGACGGCGAGATCGTCATCGCCCATGAGGGCCGCCTCGACTTCGACCGGCTCACCGAGCGCATCCATCCCGCAGACTCGCGGGTGCGGATGCTGGCCGAGCGGACGCCCGCGAGCTTCGTCGCCTTCGATCTGCTCGCGCTCGGCGACGACTCCCTCTTCGACACACCGCTCGACCGGCGGCGGGTGATGCTCACCGAGGCACTGGCCGGGACCCGGCCGCCCGTCCATCTGGCGCCCGCCACCACGGATGTCGCACTCGCCCAGCAGTGGTTCGAGCAGTACGAGGGCGCAGGCCTCGACGGGATCATCGCCAAGCCGCTCGATCTGCCGTACCGCCCTGACGCCCGCCTGATGTTCAAGGTCAAGCACGAGCGCACGGCCGACGTGGTGGTGGCGGGCTACCGCTTCCACAAGAGCGGGCCGATCGTCGGTTCGCTGCTGCTGGGCCTGTACGACGATTCGGGCGCCCTCCAGCACATCGGCGTGTGCGCCGCGTTCTCGGCGAAGCGGCGCGAGGAGCTGGTCGAGGAGCTGGAGCCGCTGCGGATGGATCCGCCGGAGGGTCACCCGTGGGCTGCGTGGGCGGACGAGAGCGCCCACGAGAGTGCCCGGCTGCCGGGCGCGCCGAGCCGCTGGTCGGGCAAGAAGGACCTGTCATGGGTGGCACTGCGGCCCGAGCGGGTGGTGGAGGTCGCCTACGACCACATGGAGGGCGACCGGTTCCGGCACACCGCGCAGTTCCGGCGGTGGCGGCCCGACCGTGAGGCCGCGAGCTGCACCTATGCCCAGCTGGAGGAGCCGGTGCGGTACGACCTGTCCGAGGTGCTGTCGGCTCCGGGCGGGTGAACGGCCGGTCACGGTGACCTCCGCCGCTGAGCCGTGTCCGACACGGCCTGGAACCCCTCGGTCCGGCCGGGGATCGCCCGGCCGAGCACGGTGAGGGTGGTCCGGCGCACCGCCGCCGGACCTGCGGACGGGGGAGGTTCGCCAGGATGCGGTGTGGCGGTGGCCACAGTGCCGGTGTGCTCATGGTTCTCGGCGACCAGGCGACCGGCAGGACTGTCCTGAAAGTGCTATTTGCCCTGGTCGGCGTAGGATGCGGCGCACATAGGAACGATCCGGCCGCCCGGCGCCCGGGTCACGACGTCGAGCACGGTCACTCGTAGCGGGTACGGGACATGATCGCGACCCGGCCGCCCGCTTCCAGCTCGGCGACCGTCAACGCCTTTGCGGTCGCGGTGACTTGGCGGTACGTCGGCAGCCGTCGCCGTCCTGGCTCCGGAGCACCACCGGTGCGAGGTCCTGGCCGGCGTTCGCGTAAGGTATGTCGGCGGTGCCGCCACAGGCAGCCGGCGCGGCGAGGCGTGCACTGCGCATCTCGTACGACTCCGGGCTCCCTGACCAGTCCGATCGGGACGCGATCGGCAAGGTGACGAGAAGCACGGATGATCCGAGAACGGTTGCAGCACGGAGACATCCCCGCAGACAGACCCGGAAGCCCCTTCAGTAGGAATGGAGGGGTGGAGCAGAGAAGCAGAGAAGGACAAGCCGTGACCGCCTCCCCCCTCATCCCCGTGCCGATCCCCGATCGCGTCGCCGTACTGATCGGCTCCTGCATGCCGGCACACGTACTCCAGGCGGAGATCGAAGCAGAGTGCGCGGCGCGCGAGGTGTACCGCTTCCGTGGCCCGCTGTGTGCCGAGGACCGGGCGGACCGGGAGCACGCGCTGTCCACGCTGGCCCGGGCGAACAAGGTACTGGCCGCATACAACCCGCGACTGACGGTGAAGCCCGGCCGCGGCTGGTAGTACCCCCCTCCCGCTGCCGCGGCCATCGCTCCGGCGATCCAGGGGCCGCCCCCGTTCGGGCGGCCCTTCGCTCGGCCCGCCGCGTCGCCGCCGGCATCACGGCCCGGCCCTGCCCTTCGGCGTCGCCCGGTGCACCCGCCAGGCGTTCAGCGCCTCGGCGCGAGTGCCCGACGGATGCTCGGCATGCCAGGACCGCAGAAAGCGGTTGAACTCGAACTGGGCGCCGACTTCCTGAGGCCTCGCCGCCTCCTCCCGCGTGTCGTACCAGTGCTGTACGGCGTCACCGAGCGTCCGGCCCGCGCTCTCGGCGATGAACGCGCGCATGAAGGCGTCGAAGCGGAACGCCGGACCGATCCGGGCGGCGAAGAAGGCGCGGAGCACCTGGCTGCACCGCTGCCCCTCCGGGATCACCGTGCCGGCGGCCACCGGCGCGGCAAGCTGCGGGACAGCCCGGGAGCGGCGGGCGGGCGCGGGCAGCACCTCGGCCGACGGCGGCGCCCCGTCGAGGGCGGCGGCCAGGCGAGCGGTCAGTTCCGCCTTCCCGCCTGCGGTCGAAACGCCCGTCGACCGGGCCAGCCCCGTCAGTTCGGCCAGCGTCCAGTACCAGCGCAGCAACTCGGACCCCGTCATGGCCGCGTTCAAAGGCGGGCGGGACTCCCCCATATTCGTACTCACGTTCCCATTCTTACTCATTCACTGGGCAGGCACACGCCCACGCCGTGACATGCCGCGTTCGGGTCAGGGTCGCCGGAGCGCGGCCGCCGGCGCGCCACACTGTGGGCCGGCCGCAGGCGTAGACGGAGGTCCGGTCGTGAGCGGTACCGAGGAGTTCCACGCATGGCAGATCCACGAGTCGGGGCCCGCCGACGCCCCGCACACCGTGCTGCTGCTGCCGGGTGCGATGCTCAGCACGGCGTTCTATGACGGCCTGATGGGCGCACCGGCACTCGCCGGGGCGCCGGTGCGGCTGGCCGCGGTGACGATCCCCGGCTTCGCGGGCACCCCTGCCCCACAGGATCCGCGCATGGAGACCTATGCGGCGCTCTACGGCGCTCTCGCCGCGCAGCGCGGATGCGATGCCGTGGTCGGCCACAGCCTCGGCGCCAACATCGCCCTGGAGATGGCCGCCGGCGGACACTTCACGGGCCCTGTCGTCCTGCTGTCCCCGACGTTCTCGCGTCCGGACGAGTTCAAGGAGCTCGAGGTCGCCGACCGCCTCGGCCGAGTGCCCGGAATCGGGGCCCTGGCCTGGTCCGCGATGGTGCACATGACACCGCACGCGATGGCGGAGAGCCTGCCCGGGGACAGTCGTGACGAGCTGATCGCCGAGCTGAAGAAGAACGACCCGCCGGTCTGCCGCAAGATCGTCCGGCACTACTTCGACTATCTGGACCGCCATGGATCACTGGTCCCCCGGCTGCGCGAGTCGGGCGCGCGGGCATGGGTCGTACGCGGCGACCGCGACGAGATCGGGCTGACCGACGAGGAGCACGACGAGCTCGCCGCCATGACCCGCGTGACCATGGTCACCGTGCCCGACGCGGGCCACATGGTGATGACGGATCAGCCGGCAAGGGTCGCCGAACTGATCGCGCGGGTGGTCCTGGACTGAGCCGCATCGTTCGGATCGCCGGACGAGCGGTCCGTGCTACGTCGCCCGGCGAGGCCCGGTGGTCTCAGTGGAACTCGTGGACGACCTCGATCGTCCCGACGATGTGCGCGTTGAAGTCGTCGAGCTCCTCGGCGGGAATCCACAGTTCGAGGATGGTCCGCCCGCCGGCCTGCTGCACCGGGTACCGGGACAGGAACCCGGACTCGACCTGGAAGCGGGTGACGAAGCCGGCCCCGTCGTGCTTCACGTTCCAGTCGCGCGCGATCGTGATCGCGTACTCCTCGTCGAGAACCGGGTAGAAGATCGGCTGCTCCGGCAGCCTCGGTGGCCAGGCGCGGAACTCCAACTCCCGTACCAGCTCGAGCTCCTTGGGGCCGGTCGGGCGCCAGAGGGTGGTCGTTGCGGGACGGCTGGTCATCGGGATCGTTCTCCGGCGGATGCGGCTGACTGGTCGGAAGACAGGACGGTATCCGTGCCGCGCACCGTGGTCCATCCGGTTTCCGCCGGAACGTCGCAGCCGGCCTTGAGCGCCGGCGCCCCGGCCCTCAGGTGCCGTCGATGAACGTGCCGTCCACGTACACCCACATCCCGTTCTGCCGCTGGAAGTTGCTGCGCTCGTACAGTTCGCCGCGCTTGCCGTGGTGCCGGTAGCGCGCACGGAAGGTGACCGTGCCCTTCACGTGGAACGCGCTTCCGTCCGTCGTCTCCTCGATCTCCAGGCTCGCCCAGTGCATCGCCGGGTCCAGCTCCAGATGCCGGGGCCGGGTCGACGCATGCCAGGTGCGCAGCAGATACGCCGCGTCCTGGACGGCGAAGGCGCTGTAGCGGGAGCGCATCAGGTGCTCGGCGGTGGGGGCGGACTCCTCGCCGCTGTGGAAGCGGCCGCAGCACTCCCCGTAGGTCGCGGGAAGCCCGCACGGGCAGGGCGAGTCCGCGGTGAGAGCGGGAGCGGCAGTCCGCTTGGGACGTGAGATGTGTCGGGCCATGACTCCATTTTCCAGCCAATGCGCGAACGAGCCCACAGAGCGCTTCCGGGTCATGGGGGATCTCCGTATGCTCCTGCGCCGGACGCGCCAGTTACCGTCGGGTAAGGGGATCGGTTATGGATCGGTCGGGCACCTCACGACGTACGTTCATTGCGGGGACGGCCGCGGTCGGCGGCAGTGCCGCGCTGGCCACGGCAGGGGCGGCCGGCACAGCTGCCGCGGCCGAAGGCGTCCGGTCCGTCGCGGCCAGTGGTGTCCGGTCCGTCGCGGCCGGTGGTGTCCGGTCCGTCGCGGCCGGTGGTGTCCGGTCCGTCGCCGTGCTCGGCGGCGGCGTCGCCGGGCTGACCGCCGCGCACGAGCTGGCCGAGCGCGGTTTCGAGGTCACCGTGTACGAGCGCCGGGCGCTGGGCGGCAAGGCCCGCAGCATGGACGTTCCGGACAGCGCCAGGGGCGGACGCCGCGCGTTACCCGCGGAGCACGGCTTCCGCTTCATCCCCGGCATCTATCACAACCTGCCGGACACGATGCGCCGCATCCCCTTCCCCGGCAACGCCAACGGGGTGTGGGACAACCTGGTGGCACCGCCCGAGATGTCGTTCGCCCGCACCGGGCGTGAGGATCTGCGCCTCCCCCTCCCCTGGCCCGGACACAAGCCGGCCGACCTTTCCCTCGACGACATCCGCCGGGCTCTCACGGGCCTGCTGGAGACCGTGCGCGGCATCCCGCCCCACGAGGCGGCGTACTTCGTGGGGCGGGTACTGGTCTTCTTCACCAGCTGTGACGAACGGCGCAACGGGACATGGGAGTACAAGCCCTGGTGGGACTTCGTCAGGGCCGGGCAGATGAGCCACGACTACCAGCGCATCCTCGCCGTCGGTGTCACCCGCAACATCGTGGCGACCAAGGCCGAGGAGGCCAGCACCCGCACCGTCGCCTCGCTCCTCGAAGCCTTCATCTTCAACGCGCTCGGACGCGGCGCCGACGGGCCCCTGGACCGGATCCTCAACGCCCCGACCAACGAGGCCTGGATCGATCCGTGGGTGGAGCATCTGAGAGCTCGGGGCGTGGAGTTCCGCGTCGGCTGGACCGTACGGGAGGTGAGGTACGGATCCGGGCGCGTCACCGCCGCGGTGATCGAGGACCCGCAGGGTGCACGCACATCCGTCACCGCCGACCACTATGTCTCCGCGATGCCCGTCGAGCATGCGCGGCGGACCTGGGGCCCGGCACTGCGGGCGGCCGATCCGCAGCTCGGGCGTTGCGACAAGCTGGAGACGGACTGGATGACGGGCATTCAGTTCTATCTCACCGAGCGGGCACCGCTCCTGAACGGACATTTCAACTGCATCGACTCACCTTGGGCCTTGACGGCCATTCAGCAGGCCGGACACTGGCCGGAAAGGGACTTCCCCGCCGACTACGGCGACGGCGTCGCGGTGGACTGCCTGTCCGTGGACATCTCCGAATGGGACCAGCCAGGGATCCTGTACGGCAAGACCGCCAAGCAGTGCACCCGCAACGAGGTGGCGCGGGAGGTGTGGGCTCAGCTGAAAGCGGCCGTCAACGACACCGGCAAGACCGTGCTCAAGGACGGCGCCCTGCACTCCTGGTATCTCGACCCGGGCGTCGACGGCCTCGGCACCCCGAACCCCACCAACGACGACGAGCTGCTCATCCACCCGGTCGGCACCTTCCACAACCGCCCGCAGGCGGCGACCGCGATCCCCAACTTCTTCCTGGCCGGCGACTACGTGTCCGTCGACATCGACCTGGCGACGATGGAGGGCGCCAACGCCTCGGCGCGCGCCGCGGTCAACGCCCTTCTCGACCGCGACGGCTCGGCAGCGGCCCGCTGCACGATCACGCCGATGTTCCGCGCCCCGGAGCTGGAGATCCTCAAGCGCCACGACCGCATCCGCTACCGGCTGGGGCTGCGCAACGCCCTCGATCTGGGCTGAGGGCCGCCGGCCGCCGAGTAGCGTAACGGCATGAAGCTCACGATTCTCGGCGGCGGCGGATTCCGCGTGCCCCTCGTGTACGGGGCGCTGCTCGCCGATCGCGGCGAGGGCCGCGTCACCCGGGTCACACTGCACGACGTGGACGCGGACCGGCTCGACGCGGTGGCCCGGGTGCTCGCGGAACAGGCCGCCGCGCACCCGGACGCGCCCCGGGTCGTGGTGACCCGTGACCTCGACGAGGCCGTGCGCGGTGCGGACTTCGTGTTCTCCGCGATCCGGGTCGGCGGTCTCGAAGGACGCGCGGCCGACGAACGGGTCGCCCTGGCCGAAGGCGTGCTGGGGCAGGAGACCGTCGGCGCGGGCGGGATCGCCTACGGGCTGCGTACGATCCCCGTGGCCATGGACATCGCGCGCCGGGTCGCCGGGCTCGCCCCCGATGCCTGGGTCATCAACTTCACCAACCCGGCCGGTCTGGTCACCGAGGCGATGAGCCGGGTGCTGGGCGACCGGGTGATCGGCATCTGCGACTCGCCCGTCGGGCTCGGGCGGCGGGTCGCGCGGGCGCTGGGTGCCGACCCGGCGACGGCCTGGATCGACTATGTGGGCCTCAACCACCTCGGCTGGCTGCGCGGGCTACGCGTGGGCGGTCGCGACGAGCTGCCGCGGCTGCTGGCGGACACCGACGCTCTGGGCTCGTTCGAGGAGGGCAGGCTCTTCGGGCCGGATTGGCTGCGGTCGCTGGGCGCGGTGCCCAACGAGTATCTGCACTACTACTACTTCAACCGCGAGACGGTACGCGCCTACCAGGAGGCGAAGCAGACACGCGGCGCGTTCCTTCGGACCCAACAGGCCGGTTTCTACGAGGAGATGCGGCGTCCCGGCACACCCCCGCTGGAGACCTGGCACCGCACGCTCGCGGAGCGCGAGGCGACATACATGGCGGCCAACCGCGAGGCGGCGGGGACCGGCGAGCGGGACGAGGACGATCTGGAGTCGGGCGGCTACGAGAAGGTGGCACTGGCCCTCATGCGTGCGATCGCGCGCGACGAGCACACGACGCTGATCCTCAACGTCCGCAACCAGGGCACGCTGGCCGTGCTGGACGCGCAGGCCGTGATCGAGGTGCCCTGCTTCGTGGACGTGAACGGCGCGCACCCGGTGACGGTCGACCCGCTGCCGTATCACGCGGCGGGTCTCGTGGCCTCGGTGAAGGCGGTGGAGCGTGAGGTGCTCGCGGCGGCGGAGAGCGGTTCGCGGGCGAGCGCGGTCAAGGCCTTCGCGCTGCACCCCCTGGTCGACTCCGTGAGCGTGGCACGGCGGCTGCTGGAGGGATACCGGGCCGAGCATCCCGGACTCGCCTATCTGACCCGGCCGTAGGTCCTGTCGTCGGATCAGGCCGGACGAGCGGCGGCCGTCAGCCGGAGACGACCCGCAGCACTCCCGGCCGACGACCGTGGAGACGGTCGAGGGCCGCGGCGGTGAGGTCGTCGGCGGGGAGGTGGACGACCAGGCGCTGATCGTCGTCCGCGGGCAGTTCGAGGGTTTCGTACGCCAGGCGCAGCTCACCCGCCTGCGGGTGGACGAGCCGGGTGACCCCGTTCGCCTTCGGCAGGCCGGGCAAGACCTCCGCCCGGTCGGCGAAGGCGGCCCCGGCCATGACGGTCAACTCGTCCGCGAGGAGCGCGACTTGCTGATCCGCACGGAAGGGACCCTGCTTGAGCGCGGCGACCTGTTCGTCGGCGACCTGGTCCCAGTCGGGGTAGGCGGCCTTGGCCCGTTCGTCGAGGAAGACGAAGCGGGCCAGGTTCGGCGGGGTGCCGTCCAGCAGGCCCATGGGCCGTGCGAGACGTTCGTAGCCCTCGGTCCAGGCGAGGATCTCGCCGAGCCGGTTGAGCAGGACGGAGGGTGCGGGCTCGAGGCTGTCGATCAGGGCCCGCACGGTGGGCCGCACCGTACGCGACGGGATCGCGGCACCCATGCAGCTGAAGCCTCCCTCCGCAGCCTTGGTGATGCGGTGCAGATGGACGCGTTCGCTGGGGGTGAGCCGCAGTGCGTCGGCGAGAGCGGCAAGCACGGGCGCGGACGGCCGGCGGTCGCGGCCCTGCTCGAGCCGGGTCACGTACTCGACGCTGACGCCGGCGAGCGTGGCCAGTTCGGAACGGCGGAGCCCGGGCGTACGGCGGCGGGGGCCGGTGGGCAGGCCGACTTCGGCGGGGGTGACGGCCTCGCGGCGGGTGCGCAGGAACAGGCCCAGCTCGTTGTCGCTCACCCGTCGACCGTAACAGCGGGGCCCGGGCGGATCGTGGCCCTGCCACTACCAGCCTCGGCCCGGCCTTCCTCGGGTCGGCCGCGACCGGCAGGTTGACGGGTGTGCGGTGCGAAGGCCGCACGTT encodes:
- a CDS encoding cytochrome P450 translates to MSAAVRQDPVPAAGGTGVARARRRDRQVYLRSHPVLFALLAAARRRPVLRIGRTLLVHDADAYREVLTRLPLDRTAAGTTGAAARSALGPAEQPYGGMLFDQEGDEHRSGRRGLARDLGAFGVERLRAVWQPLLVRRLEPLATGEEVDLVALARELSGSVVCALTGSGASPSAVAAAAADAAAASVRSELPGLPRRGARAEAAQAAARLRQLLGTVGDDALSTMVAVAAVNTTVAALPRAAAWCADAQLWDQAADDALRGPLADELLRITAASPLLPRVAAANGAAGGCPVRAGDRLLLVTRHAVGAHRSAPDARRPAAPDVAHLVFGAGPHTCPGARLARVQLADVLQALAPYRPVVVRAEADRRAALPSWRTLTVRAGRPLLRA
- the ligD gene encoding non-homologous end-joining DNA ligase, which gives rise to MAAAVELEVGERTVRVSNPDKVYFPEHGYTKLDMVQYYLAVGDGITRALRNRPTTLERYPDGVTGESFFQKRAPKYLPEWIPTAHITFPSGRSADEMCPTEPAAVLWAANLGAVTFHPWPVRRDDTDHPDELRIDLDPQPGTDYADAVHAAHELRDVLDGAGLRGWPKTSGGRGLHVFVPIEPRWTFTQVRRAAIACGRQLERRMPDRVTIKWWKEERGQRIFVDYNQTARDRTIASAYSVRPRPHAPVSAPLRWDEIDDAVPEDFDIKSMPARYAEVGDVHSDMDDQRFGLESLLELANKDEAEHGLGDLPYPPEYPKMPGEPKRVQPSRAKKDDAEPAE
- a CDS encoding ATP-dependent DNA ligase, with product MDLPVMPPVKPMLAKAVKKIPPGMQYEAKWDGFRAIVHRDGDEVVIGSRTGKPLTRYFPELVDELRTQLPARSVVDGEIVIAHEGRLDFDRLTERIHPADSRVRMLAERTPASFVAFDLLALGDDSLFDTPLDRRRVMLTEALAGTRPPVHLAPATTDVALAQQWFEQYEGAGLDGIIAKPLDLPYRPDARLMFKVKHERTADVVVAGYRFHKSGPIVGSLLLGLYDDSGALQHIGVCAAFSAKRREELVEELEPLRMDPPEGHPWAAWADESAHESARLPGAPSRWSGKKDLSWVALRPERVVEVAYDHMEGDRFRHTAQFRRWRPDREAASCTYAQLEEPVRYDLSEVLSAPGG
- a CDS encoding DUF6434 domain-containing protein; its protein translation is MSTNMGESRPPLNAAMTGSELLRWYWTLAELTGLARSTGVSTAGGKAELTARLAAALDGAPPSAEVLPAPARRSRAVPQLAAPVAAGTVIPEGQRCSQVLRAFFAARIGPAFRFDAFMRAFIAESAGRTLGDAVQHWYDTREEAARPQEVGAQFEFNRFLRSWHAEHPSGTRAEALNAWRVHRATPKGRAGP
- a CDS encoding alpha/beta fold hydrolase; the protein is MSGTEEFHAWQIHESGPADAPHTVLLLPGAMLSTAFYDGLMGAPALAGAPVRLAAVTIPGFAGTPAPQDPRMETYAALYGALAAQRGCDAVVGHSLGANIALEMAAGGHFTGPVVLLSPTFSRPDEFKELEVADRLGRVPGIGALAWSAMVHMTPHAMAESLPGDSRDELIAELKKNDPPVCRKIVRHYFDYLDRHGSLVPRLRESGARAWVVRGDRDEIGLTDEEHDELAAMTRVTMVTVPDAGHMVMTDQPARVAELIARVVLD
- a CDS encoding YchJ family protein, producing the protein MARHISRPKRTAAPALTADSPCPCGLPATYGECCGRFHSGEESAPTAEHLMRSRYSAFAVQDAAYLLRTWHASTRPRHLELDPAMHWASLEIEETTDGSAFHVKGTVTFRARYRHHGKRGELYERSNFQRQNGMWVYVDGTFIDGT
- a CDS encoding hydroxysqualene dehydroxylase; the encoded protein is MDRSGTSRRTFIAGTAAVGGSAALATAGAAGTAAAAEGVRSVAASGVRSVAAGGVRSVAAGGVRSVAVLGGGVAGLTAAHELAERGFEVTVYERRALGGKARSMDVPDSARGGRRALPAEHGFRFIPGIYHNLPDTMRRIPFPGNANGVWDNLVAPPEMSFARTGREDLRLPLPWPGHKPADLSLDDIRRALTGLLETVRGIPPHEAAYFVGRVLVFFTSCDERRNGTWEYKPWWDFVRAGQMSHDYQRILAVGVTRNIVATKAEEASTRTVASLLEAFIFNALGRGADGPLDRILNAPTNEAWIDPWVEHLRARGVEFRVGWTVREVRYGSGRVTAAVIEDPQGARTSVTADHYVSAMPVEHARRTWGPALRAADPQLGRCDKLETDWMTGIQFYLTERAPLLNGHFNCIDSPWALTAIQQAGHWPERDFPADYGDGVAVDCLSVDISEWDQPGILYGKTAKQCTRNEVAREVWAQLKAAVNDTGKTVLKDGALHSWYLDPGVDGLGTPNPTNDDELLIHPVGTFHNRPQAATAIPNFFLAGDYVSVDIDLATMEGANASARAAVNALLDRDGSAAARCTITPMFRAPELEILKRHDRIRYRLGLRNALDLG
- a CDS encoding 6-phospho-beta-glucosidase, with amino-acid sequence MKLTILGGGGFRVPLVYGALLADRGEGRVTRVTLHDVDADRLDAVARVLAEQAAAHPDAPRVVVTRDLDEAVRGADFVFSAIRVGGLEGRAADERVALAEGVLGQETVGAGGIAYGLRTIPVAMDIARRVAGLAPDAWVINFTNPAGLVTEAMSRVLGDRVIGICDSPVGLGRRVARALGADPATAWIDYVGLNHLGWLRGLRVGGRDELPRLLADTDALGSFEEGRLFGPDWLRSLGAVPNEYLHYYYFNRETVRAYQEAKQTRGAFLRTQQAGFYEEMRRPGTPPLETWHRTLAEREATYMAANREAAGTGERDEDDLESGGYEKVALALMRAIARDEHTTLILNVRNQGTLAVLDAQAVIEVPCFVDVNGAHPVTVDPLPYHAAGLVASVKAVEREVLAAAESGSRASAVKAFALHPLVDSVSVARRLLEGYRAEHPGLAYLTRP
- a CDS encoding helix-turn-helix transcriptional regulator, translating into MSDNELGLFLRTRREAVTPAEVGLPTGPRRRTPGLRRSELATLAGVSVEYVTRLEQGRDRRPSAPVLAALADALRLTPSERVHLHRITKAAEGGFSCMGAAIPSRTVRPTVRALIDSLEPAPSVLLNRLGEILAWTEGYERLARPMGLLDGTPPNLARFVFLDERAKAAYPDWDQVADEQVAALKQGPFRADQQVALLADELTVMAGAAFADRAEVLPGLPKANGVTRLVHPQAGELRLAYETLELPADDDQRLVVHLPADDLTAAALDRLHGRRPGVLRVVSG